A region from the Gymnogyps californianus isolate 813 chromosome 14, ASM1813914v2, whole genome shotgun sequence genome encodes:
- the LOC127021829 gene encoding LOW QUALITY PROTEIN: inositol 1,4,5-trisphosphate receptor-interacting protein-like 1 (The sequence of the model RefSeq protein was modified relative to this genomic sequence to represent the inferred CDS: inserted 1 base in 1 codon), giving the protein MAVVVFLTLAALGIVQNTLQPGEELHVATYRLVQHLAQQLSWKMAQLLQDIEQTQEQNGVARKVLLLATSQQRWFWASALGAGALLLLLWLCWRTRKRSHKPGSGCKQVSPGSQGEEEEEEEVEEDGDDDDDSGGTGDLGRCVVDRIQWPVSYMADTCKLVEELVDELLSACQRLSGNNFKPRLQPAIGVGCVYEGWSAWEDNVLYRLLVPXQPPPGHAFCLEPGTAKETLTSDSCLRVQLQCMCLREQLVEDVLCFLHHSKDELKSQGPSLLNTLCTDSYLDIEKTACWFQMLVKDAWKLVPQSRCCQLTVLPTTRSCKLRLTNGQETLSIQVIFGVPLDDSDSFLSLE; this is encoded by the exons aTGGCTGTCGTTGTCTTCCTCACCCTAGCTGCGCTGGGCATTGTCCAGAACACACTGCAGCCGGGTGAAGAGCTGCACGTGGCCACGTACAGGCTCGTGCAGCACCTCgcacagcagctgagctggaagatggctcagctgctgcaggataTAGAGCAGACCCAGGAGCAGAATGGGGTGGCCAGGAAAGTCTTGCTCCTCGCTACCTCCCAGCAACGGTGGTTCTGGGCCTCTGCTCTTGGGGCaggagccctgctcctgctcctgtggCTCTGCTGGAGGACCAGAAAAAGGAGCCATAAGCCAGGAAGTGGCTGCAAGCAGGTCAGCCCTGGAAGTCaaggcgaggaggaggaggaggaggaggtagaagaagACGGCGACGATGACGACGACTCTGGTGGCACAGGGGATCTGGGCAGATGTGTGGTCGATCGCATCCAGTGGCCAGTGTCGTACATGGCTGACACGTGCAAGTTGGTGGAGGAGCTGGTAGATGAGCTTCTTAGTGCCTGCCAAAGACTTTCCGGGAATAACTTCAAGCCACGGCTGCAGCCAGCCATTGGGGTGGGCTGTGTCTATGAAGGGTGGAGTGCCTGGGAGGACAATGTCCTCTACCGCCTGCTCgtgc tgcagcctccccctgGGCACGCCTTCTGCTTGGAGCCGGGCACCGCAAAGGAGACGCTGACCAGCGACTCCTGCCTCCGTGTGCAGCTGCAGTGCATGTGCCTAAGGGAGCAGCTGGTGGAGGACGTACTGTGCTTCCTCCACCACAGCAAGGATGAGCTGAAAAGTCAAGGCCCCAGCCTTCTCAACACCCTTTGCACCGACTCGTACTTAGACATCGAGAAAACCGCCTGCTGGTTCCAGATGTTGGTGAAAGACGCCTGGAAGCTTGTGCCTCAGTCACGCTGCTGCCAGCTGACAGTGCTGCCTACTACACGCTCCTGCAAGCTCAGGCTAACGAATGGACAGGAAACCTTGTCCATTCAGGTGATTTTTGGGGTGCCGCTAGACGACTCAGACTCCTTCCTGAGCCTTGAGTAG